The Ornithinimicrobium faecis region CGAGGTCAAGGAGCTGCGGGCGGCAGTCCGCGACGGTGGGACCGACACCGGGCGGACCGGTCGTCGAGACGCACCGCCGGTCGAGCAGCGTCATTCCGACCCGGTGCCGTCGTCCCAGACCTCCGAGGACCGACCGCGCCCGGGCGGATCCGACCTGGGTCCGGCACACCCCGGCTCGGCACCCTACGAGCGGGATGTTCCCGACAACCGCGCCGCCGAGTCGCCTTCCTCTCCGCCCCGGGACCCCGGCCCGGATGTCGCCCTGCCGGGCGACTATCCCCGAGATGACACCACCCCTGGCACGCATCGCCCGTGACCTGACTCCCGGCGATCCCACCCACCAGCCACCGGCGTTCAGTCGGCGACTTCGGTGACCGACACGACTGGTGTGGTGACGCGAGCCGTCACCACACCATGCACGACCGATAAGAGCATGTGCAGGGACTCACCGACGACAGGCGGCCAGGGGCGTGGCCGGTTTAACAGGTCGACTGCGTCCTCGTCCCTTCGCAACCGACCGTCAAGGGACGTTGGCCAGGGCGGCCACACCTCGATCGCCAGCGGCGTCCCACCCGTGTGCGTCGGCAACCGAATCGCTGTCATCGCAGTCAGGTCGATCAGATACCGGCTGCCCGACTCCGTCTCCACCATCAGTCGCTCTGCCACGGCAGGTTCCGTTCCGTTGGTCCCAGCACCGGCGGCTCAGGCACCAGGGACTCAGGCACCGGGGGCTCGGGCACTGGGGGCCTACTTGTCATATCGATCACCGCTGGGGACAGCCCCCGCGTGAGCCACCGCGTGGGCACGCAGGCCCGGCAACCCCGTGACCGTCAGCGCGACCTCGACCTGCAGGCGGGCGGTCACCGTCTCGGTTGTGCCGGCAGCTGGCTCACACCGCAGCAGATCTGCCCCGTTTGCGGCGGCCAGGTCACCGGCCGCGCCACACGCGGTGGCCCCGTCCCCGCCCTCCAGCAGGACGCCCGCTCCGGCAAGCGCCGCCGCGTCGGCTGCGGCTCTGGCCTGCAGACTCCCGCGCACAGCGGCTCCGAGCACCAGGAAGCCGATCAGCACCGCGAGCATGAGCAGGATCGCTCCGAGTCCCAGCACGGTTGCCGAGCCCCGCTCGCCGTCTCGCCCCCTGACCTGGGATGACAGTCCCCGGACCACGCCCTGGTCGGTCCGCCAACCGGCCCTCACGGCGAACCCATTCGTGCTGCCGGCTCCAGGACCGCCTCGACACTCGCGTCCGCGCGAGGCAGCGCCGAGAGATACCGGGTCCGTGGGGGCGCCGTCACGGTCACCCGCACCCGGTCATCGCTCTTGTCAACGCTCACGTCTGACCCCGGGGGCGCAGCCTGCTGCGCCAGCTCACGCACAGCGTCGACGGGCTCGCCCCGTGCCGCGGCCCGGGCTGCGATCCGGGCGGCGTCGACGGCTCGGATCTGATCGACCGCCAACCCGAGGCCGCTCAGGCACAGGGCGAGCACCGCCACGAGGACCGGGATGATCAGGGCCAGCTCGGCCGTTGCCATCCCGCCCTCGTGACGGTGCCCGCGGGTGCTCACAGCGAGACCGAGAGAGCCACCTTGACGACCTTGGTCACCAAGGACTCGATCCCACCGGACTGCACAATGGCGAGCAGCACTGCGGCGAACGCACACGCCGCGATGGTGCCCACGGCATACTCCGCCGTTGTCATCCCCGCTTCCCGTGCGGCCGACAGCGACTCGCTCAGTCGGCGCCAGCCGTGACGCCGCTCCAGTGACTTCCTCATGGTTTGCCTCCATCCCTGACAGGAACTGGTTGTTCCCTTTGGACGAGGCTCGCTCGCAGGCAGCCTGTCCCAACAGGCCTGGGCCCGATCTGTGGACAGTCGGCCCTCGGGGCGGACGCTGTGCACACAGGGCACAAGCCCCGCCCGCTGGTGGTCAGCGGGTCGGGGCTCGTGGGATGTAGGAGGTGCTTAGGTGGTCAGCGAGTCAGGACACGTCGGGTGAAGGAGGCGCTTGCCGGTGGTCAGCCGTGGATGAGCTGGTTGCTCGGCAGGGCCGTGATCAGGCGGGTCACACACTCGTGTTCTGCTGCCGCGAGGGCAGTCGTGGCACCCGGGAGGACCCACACGGTCGGGCTGTCACCGACCGGTCCGACACCCTCGGGGAGCCACTCGGCGGCCCATCCCGACATAGCGTCGGCCAAGGCACAGGACCCGGGGTGGGGTCGCACCCGGTTGACCTGGACACGCTCCGGGGCCGTCAGGGGCAGGCCGTCTGCGGTGTCGTCCGCGAGATAGACCTGTCCGTAGGCGTCCCCCGGGAGGTCTAGGAGCACCTGTTGGGCGGCCGCAACATCGCAGGCGGCCGCGAAGATGCACACCCTGATGGAGGGACCACGCCGACGACTCACACCGCGAGTGTAGGTTAGCCTTACCAATCTAGGAAAACCTGATGGCACTCGCGCTGTGAGCTAGCGGCGGTCAGTCTCAGCCTGCGATGTGCGCCTGCAGGAACCAGCGGTCCTTGACCAGCCCCTGCTCGATCGCGATGGCCACGTCCTGACTGGCCAGGTCGACCTCATCCAGCCCCTTGATCGCCTCGCGGGTCGTCGCGATGACAGCGTCGAGCTGAGCGAGGACCTGGGGGATCAGGTCTGCGGAGGAGGTGAAGCCCTCCGTCAGGGCGGGCAGCGTGTTCTTGGCCGCGACGGTCTCGATCCGGGCGTCCAGCGGCAGGCCGAGGGCGACGATGCGCTCGGCGGCCTCGTCAGCGAACGCCTGGGCGTGGGCCACAACACTGTCGAGCAGTTCGTGCACCCCGATGAAGTTGGCGCCGCGCACGTGCCAGTGGGCCTGCTTGCCGTCGACGACAAGGGCCTCCAGGTCGATGACGACCGGGGTGAGCAACTGGGCGGCCCCGGCGGCAACCTCGGAAGTGGTGGCCAGCGCGTCGGAGGTGCGAGTGGTGGTCATGGATCCTCCTTGAAGTGAGTCGGATCGCTTTCGTGGTCAGCGACCCTGTGCCTTCTAATTTCCTCCACATCTGACCTTCCTGCAAGCAAGAGAAGGCTGACCTTAGACCGTTTCGGGGGCTGTGACTCGGGATGATCACCCGCCCTCCAGCGGCTCCGCGTGCCATATTGGGTGCTCGCATCCACTGCTGCCGAGTCACGGGAGTTGCCATGGCCCAGAAGAGATCCTCCTCCGGCAAGAAGGTCGTGCGGGCCGAGAAGGCCCCCGCGAGCAGGACCAGCGAGAGCAAGGGCACCGAGCACGCTCCCGACGTCGAGTCGACCTGGACCGCAACACCCGAGGCGCGCAAGAAGGCGGGGACCTTCCGACTCCTGGCAGGGCTGCTGTGGGCCCTGGCCATCGCCGGGGAACTTGTCGGGATCTTCTGGGTCCTTCGGCAGAGCGACATCAACATGGTGCTGCTGATCGGCCTCATCGTGGTCATCGGAGCGCTCGCGATCGGTGGCTCGCTCCTGTGGAAGAAGGCCAACAGGCTGGACCCCGCAGAGCGCAAGGACACCGTGCGCTTCTTCGTGCAGAACCAGCTCGGCGCGATCATCACGATCATCGCCTTCCTGCCGCTGATCGTCATGATCCTGCTCAACGACGACCTCGACAAGAAGGACAAGGCCATCGCTGGCACCGTCGGTGTCGTGGTGGCCGTGATCGCGACGCTGGTCAGCGTCGACTGGGACCCGCCATCGGTCGAGCAATACACCGCGGAGTCGTCGACCGTCATCGACATCACCGGGGAGGACCTGGTCTATTGGACCAGCTCCGGCGAGGTCTTCCACCTGTGCCAGGACGCCTCGGCCGTCAACCTGGAGTCCAAGGACAACACCATCTATTCCGGGACGGTCGCTGACGCCCATGCTGCCGGCAAGTCCCGCCTGACCAAGCAGGTCGCGATGGAGACGAAGCAGTGCGGCTTCGAGGTGGACGAGAGCGAACCCCAGGACACCGACTCCGCAGACCTGAGCGAGGCGCCTGCTCCCTGAGCCGGAGCGGCGGCACCCTAGTGTGACCTCATGCCTGACAACGCGCCGTTGACCGACCTGGCCGCCGAACTGCCAGACGGGATGGTTGTCACAGACCCCGACATCCTGGCCGGTTATCGGCAGGACCGTGCCCTGGACCCGGATGCGGGCACTCCCCTTGCACTGGTGCGCCCGAGCACCACGGCGCAGGTCCAGACGATCATCCGCTGGTGCGCCAGCCACGGCATCAAAGTCGTCACCCGCGGCGCCGGGACCAGCCTGTCTGGAGGATCCACGGCAGTCGACGGGGCCCTTGTGTTGTCCACCGAGCGGATGCGTGACCTGAGCGTCGACACGGCCACCCGCACCGCCACCGTGCAGCCCGGGTTGCTGAACACCGAGGTCAAGGCGGCAGCTGTGGCGCACGGCCTCTGGTATCCACCAGACCCGTCATCCTTCGAGATCTGCTCGATCGGCGGCAACGTTGCGACCAACGCTGGCGGACTGTGTTGTGTGAAATACGGCGTCACAGTCGACTACGTGCTGGGCCTGGAGGTGGTGCTCGCCGACGGACGCGCCATCCGGGTCGGCGGTCGTCAGATCAAGGACTCGGCAGGGCTGCCCCTGACCAAGCTGTTTGTCGGCAGCGAGGGCGTGCTGGGCATCATCACCGAGATCACCCTGCGCCTGCTCCCGGCACAGCCTCCCGCCTGCACCGTGGTGGGAGTCTTTCCGAGCGTCACTGAGGCCGGCCGCGCGGTGCTTGCGGTCACTGACCAGATCCGCCCGGCCATGTTGGAGTTCATGGACGCCGTCGCGGTCAACGCCGTGGAGGACATGATGACGATGGGGCTCCCGCGCGAAGCGGCTGCCCTGCTCATCGCCCAGTCCGACGCGCCGGGCCCCGCGGGGGCCGAAGAGGTGGCGCTGATTCAGGCAGCGTTCGAGGCCCACGGTGCCACCGAGTGCTTCTCCACCGACGACCCGGCCGAGGGTGAGGCCTTCACCGCGGCCCGTCGGGCGGCGATCCCCGCGGTGGAGCGCCTGGGGTCACTGCTGCTGGAAGACGTCGGGGTGCCGCTGCCCGCCCTCCCCGACCTCATCGACGGCGTGGCTGAGATCGCTGCCACCCAGGACGTCACGATCTCGGTGATCGCGCACGCTGGCGACGGCAACACACACCCGCTGATCGCCTATGACCCCACGGACGCGGCGCAGCACGACCGGGCGCAGGCTGCCTTCGGGCAGATCATGGACCTGGCAATCTCCCTCGGCGGCACCATCACCGGCGAGCACGGCGTCGGCCGCCTGAAGAAGGCATGGCTGCCAGACCAGGTGGGCCCCGATGTGATGCAGGTGACCGCTGCGATCAAGGCAGCTCTGGACCCCGACGGGCTGCTCAACCCCGGAGTGCTCCTGTGACGCCTCGCGCGTGACGCCTCGCGCGTGATGGCTCTCGGGGTGGCGCCTCCCTGCCCGCCCAAATCTCCATCGCGGGTCACTCAACGGTTAGCACTCCTCCCCCGCTGAGCAGGGCTCCGGCCAGCGCTAGGATCACCGGCACCACGGTGGTCAGGACGAAGCCTGGGAGGAAAGCCAGCCCCAGCGGAAGCACCAGCCGCACCCCCAGCCGGGCGGTTGCGGCCTCCACGCGATCAAGTCGCTCCCGCCGCGCGTCGCCAGCTGCTCGTCGCAGCAAATCGGCCGGGGGCACACCGGCTCGGGCCGCTAGCCGCAGGGCCCGGCCCGCTGGCTCCCAACGCGTGGGAGCCGCTGACCAGGCTGCCTCGTCGGGCAGACCCCACTCCAGAGCAGCCGCCACCGACCGCAGCTCCTGGCCCGTGCTGCCGGGGAGCCGGTCGGCCGTCGTGCGCAGCGCACCAACGGTGCTCGCCCCGGCCTGCAGAGCCAGCGCCAACAGATCAAGGACGTCCGGCACGGTGAGCTCCTGCTCCGCGTGACGCCGGCGCCACAGTGCAGTTGCCCGACCCCACACACTGCGCGAGCGGTCAGCTCCTGCTGCCACGAAGGCCCGAGCACCGCGGCGCGAGGGCCAGGCCAGCACCGCGAGCGCGGCCAGGGCTGCGGCAACCAGTGGATCGTTCACTGCTGGTGCACCACCTTGGTGATCATGCGCGAGACGATCAGACGCCCGACGACGATCACGCCGGCGCCCACGGCGAGGCTCACCAGCGCAACGGGCGTGCCATAGAGCTGGGTCGGGGTGATCCCCATCAGCAGCGCGATCCCGATGCCTGCGACGGGCAGGAGGGTGAGGATCGTCGCGGTGGTGCGCGCACCGACGGTCGCCGTCTCCAGCCGGCTCGCCAGGTCGCGTCCCGAGCGGAGCGCCCGCCCAGCACTGTCCACCGCGTCCGCCAGCGGCGCGCCCAATCGCTCGCTGATCAACCAGGACCGAGCCAACAGCTCCAGCTCGGCGCTGCGCGCCGACCGAGCCGCCCGCAACCACGCGGGCCCACAGGCACGTCCCTCACGGGCGGCATCCACGACCACGGCCAGTCGCTGACGCACGTGCTCCTCACTGCCGCGCAGTGCGAGCGACAGGGCCTCTGCCGGTGGGAGTCCGACCCGCAGGGAGGCCGACAGCTGATCAAGCAGCGGCAACCACCGGGCGGACTCGCTGACCGACCCTCGCCCAACAAGCCCCAGACGTCGACCGGCACTGGTGAGCCTGGCCCGCCATCGCCTCCACGAGCTCCCAGGCAGCAGCTGGTCCCGGGCCGCCCTGGCACGGATAGCCCGCTCCGTCCGCCCTGCTGGCCAGGACAGCACCGCAGCAAGCACGCAGACGCCGGTGAGCAGGCTCACGGTCGTCCGCCCTCTCCGGAGCAATCACCGAGCAGGCCGCGAAGCAACGCCCAGCCGGGCGCGGACTCACCGTCGGGACCGAGCGCTGGCACCACTGTTGCGAGTCGCTCGCCGGGGGCGCGCTGCACCACACCGATCTCACGGACCGTGCGCCGGCCACCGTCGCGGGCCAGGTGGACCACCACGCGGATCGCGCTGGCCAACTGGGCGTGGACGGCATCGGTGGGCAGACCAGCCAGGGCACCGAGCGCCTCGAACCGGGACGGCACGTCGGCGACCGCATTGGCATGCAGCGTGCTGGCGCCACCCTCGTGGCCGGTGTTGAGCGCGCTCATCATCTCGCGCACCTCTGCTCCTCGGACCTCACCGATCACCAGGCGGTCAGGACGCATCCGCAGGGACTGGCGCACCAGGGTCGTCAGCGTCACCTCTCCGCGGCCCTCCACGTTGGCGGCGCGTCCCTGCAACCGCACCACGTGGGGGTGCCGGACAGCCAGCTCGCGGGTGTCCTCGACCAACACGATCCGATCCCCGTGGTCCACGGCCTGCAACATGGCGCCGAGCAGTGTCGTCTTGCCCGAGCCGGTGCCGCCGGTGATCACAAACGACACGCGCCGGCGGACGAGATCTCGCAGGAGCTGTTCAATCTGCCCGTTGAGCATCCCCCAGCTCCGCAGCGTGGCCAGGTCCGGGCTGTCGCGGCGCGGGATCCGCAGACTCAGGTGTGCTCCTCCCGCCACCAGCGGCGGCAACATGGCGTGCAGGCGCACGCCACCGGGCAGCAGTCCATCCACCCAGGGGCTGGCGTCGTCCAGCCGTGCTCCGGCCAGGGTCGCCAGGCGCACCGCCAGGCGGCGCACGGAGTCTGTCTCCGAGAACCTGGTCGGGTGCTGGATCAGTCCCTCGCCACGATCAACCCAGACCCCGTCCAGGCCGTTCACCAGGATGTCTGTGACGGCGGGGTCTGCCAGCAACGGCTCCAGCGGCCCGGCACCGAGCACCTCGCTGCGCAACTCGTCCCGGAGCGAGGCCACGCCGGCGCTGCCCAGGCGCACCGACTCCTGCTCGGCGATGGCGTCGACAGCCTGGGCAGACGGTGTCCGCCCGGCCCTGATCTGTTGCCACACACGGTCTCTGGCCGACTCCTCGTCACTCACGCTCACGCCGCCCGCACCATCGGCAGCACCCGGGACAGCACCTCGTCGGCCGCCTCCGCCAGGGGACCTGAGTCGCTGCCGACCGCAGCACCGCGCTCCAGACAGACCGAGACCGAGCGGTCCTCCCCCAGCCGGACCAGCACCGGCGCATCGAGGATCTCGGCGAGAGTCTGGTCGCTCAGCGGGGTCGGCGAGCGCACCACGAGACCAGCGAGAGCCTGCCCGGTCGACTCCTCGAGATGCTTCGCCGTGGCGGCAGCAGCACCGATGCCGGCCACCGAGGCGTCCAGCACCAGGACCAGTTCGTCGCAGGCCGACCACCACCGCTGGTGGCCCGTGACAGGGACCCCTGGTCGCGGCAGGTCCAGCACCGTGATCTCAACCGCCGCCCGCACGGCCGACAGCACGGGCTGCGGGCCAGTCGGCTCCGCGGGGGTGTCTGCGCCCCAGGACAGGCAGCGCACCCCCGCAGCGCTGGCCGGCAACTCACCGACCAGTCGCTGTGGGTCCACGTCGCCGCGGATGTCACGCAACTGCGGCCACCGCAGACCGGGCACAAGATCCATCCCCGCCAGAACGTCCAGGCCGCCGCTCCACGGATGCCCATCGATGAGCGCCACGTCGCGACGAGCAGCAGCAGCGCGGACGGCGCACGCCGCGGCCAGCACACTGGCTCCCACCCCTCCGGAGGCACCGAGCACCCCGAGCACGAACCCCTCACCGGCCGGGGTCACCACAACTTCTTGCCGCACCGTCATGGCCAGCAACCTTCGACCCGCTGCGGGTCGGGGACCAGACCTCTGGGCTCACCTGTGGACAGGTCAGCGACCGAGACGTCCCTGTGGACCGCCCACGGAGGACGCACAATTGGAGGGGGAAAGGGGACGGCCCCCGCGGGGGGAGCGGGGGCCGTCGGTGATGTAGGTCAGGGGGGGATGACCTACACCACCCGCGCTACGACCCTTTCGGGGAGCGCAGTACTGTCAAGTATGCACCACACCAGCCGCCCTGAGCAAACTCATGGCAAAGTCGAGATGACGAGATAGTGACGAGCAGCGGTGGCGGCCCGGGTGATCAGTGCGTGCACTTCGTTGTCGGGCCCGGCAAGCCGGACCTCGAACGGTCCATCAGTGGACTGGCCGCGCGTGGGTGCCCGGGTCGTCACCGCCGGCAGCGGACGGATCCGCTGCAGGTCTCCTTTGTACTCCTGAACTGCCCTTTTGGGAAGAGCCAGCCCTCACCGGGAGCGGTCGCGGAACGGGTCAACGGTCAGGTCAGCCGCCCGGCGAGCACGGCGTCGGCGATGGCCGTGCCGGCTCGAGCCCCCGTCACCGAGGCCTCGGCGCACTGCAGGATCCAGAGCCGGACTCCCTCGGCACCGCCCTGACCGTATGCCGTGAGCGCACCTCGGTAGTCCGCCCCCACCTTCTGGGCGTGGCCCAGCTCGGGGACCGCGACCCCCGTGGGGTCCAGTCCCCCGACGCGGTGCACCACCCGCTCGAGCGCGCGGGCCACCAGTCCGTTGCCGCTGACGAACGGGCGGATCGTCACCAGCTCGGCGTGGACCAGGGAGGCCACCACCAGGGCGGAGCCGCCGGACCGGAGCGTGCCCAGGAGGTCATAGACCTGACCGAGCCGCTGCGGGAGCTGCTCGGCCGGCACCGCCTCGCCGAGGTCGCCGAACTCGGTGCTGGTCTCCCCCGCCTGGCGCGGACGTCCGATCTGTTCGGCAGGGAGCAGGTCAGCGGTCGCGGCGACGTGCAGGCGGGCCAACAGCTGCGCCGGGCTGCTCATCGCTGCCGCACCGACCAACTCGGTCGCCGCGGTCACCTGCACCCCGGCCTTGAGGACTCGCTCGACCGGGTCGAGCTCCTCCGACCAGGCGACAGCGCCGCGCATGATGTCGCGCACCAGCCTGACGGTGCCCTGTGACCCGGCGGGCTCGGAGCCCTCGAGCAGTGCCGTGGCCGTCGCGCCGCGCACCCGGGACTCGGCGGCTGCCTCCGGGATGCGCCGCCGCAGCGCCTGGTGCCAGCGCAGCTCGGTGCTCGCCGTGCGCGTCTGCTCCACCGCCTCGGCGACGCCCGGCAGTGCGAGCAACGACAGCACCTGCTCGGCCACGCCCGTTCCAGATCTCA contains the following coding sequences:
- a CDS encoding Dps family protein, with the translated sequence MTTTRTSDALATTSEVAAGAAQLLTPVVIDLEALVVDGKQAHWHVRGANFIGVHELLDSVVAHAQAFADEAAERIVALGLPLDARIETVAAKNTLPALTEGFTSSADLIPQVLAQLDAVIATTREAIKGLDEVDLASQDVAIAIEQGLVKDRWFLQAHIAG
- a CDS encoding type II secretion system F family protein, which codes for MNDPLVAAALAALAVLAWPSRRGARAFVAAGADRSRSVWGRATALWRRRHAEQELTVPDVLDLLALALQAGASTVGALRTTADRLPGSTGQELRSVAAALEWGLPDEAAWSAAPTRWEPAGRALRLAARAGVPPADLLRRAAGDARRERLDRVEAATARLGVRLVLPLGLAFLPGFVLTTVVPVILALAGALLSGGGVLTVE
- the ssd gene encoding septum site-determining protein Ssd — its product is MTVRQEVVVTPAGEGFVLGVLGASGGVGASVLAAACAVRAAAARRDVALIDGHPWSGGLDVLAGMDLVPGLRWPQLRDIRGDVDPQRLVGELPASAAGVRCLSWGADTPAEPTGPQPVLSAVRAAVEITVLDLPRPGVPVTGHQRWWSACDELVLVLDASVAGIGAAAATAKHLEESTGQALAGLVVRSPTPLSDQTLAEILDAPVLVRLGEDRSVSVCLERGAAVGSDSGPLAEAADEVLSRVLPMVRAA
- a CDS encoding type II secretion system F family protein, whose protein sequence is MSLLTGVCVLAAVLSWPAGRTERAIRARAARDQLLPGSSWRRWRARLTSAGRRLGLVGRGSVSESARWLPLLDQLSASLRVGLPPAEALSLALRGSEEHVRQRLAVVVDAAREGRACGPAWLRAARSARSAELELLARSWLISERLGAPLADAVDSAGRALRSGRDLASRLETATVGARTTATILTLLPVAGIGIALLMGITPTQLYGTPVALVSLAVGAGVIVVGRLIVSRMITKVVHQQ
- a CDS encoding FAD-binding oxidoreductase, giving the protein MPDNAPLTDLAAELPDGMVVTDPDILAGYRQDRALDPDAGTPLALVRPSTTAQVQTIIRWCASHGIKVVTRGAGTSLSGGSTAVDGALVLSTERMRDLSVDTATRTATVQPGLLNTEVKAAAVAHGLWYPPDPSSFEICSIGGNVATNAGGLCCVKYGVTVDYVLGLEVVLADGRAIRVGGRQIKDSAGLPLTKLFVGSEGVLGIITEITLRLLPAQPPACTVVGVFPSVTEAGRAVLAVTDQIRPAMLEFMDAVAVNAVEDMMTMGLPREAAALLIAQSDAPGPAGAEEVALIQAAFEAHGATECFSTDDPAEGEAFTAARRAAIPAVERLGSLLLEDVGVPLPALPDLIDGVAEIAATQDVTISVIAHAGDGNTHPLIAYDPTDAAQHDRAQAAFGQIMDLAISLGGTITGEHGVGRLKKAWLPDQVGPDVMQVTAAIKAALDPDGLLNPGVLL
- a CDS encoding TadE family type IV pilus minor pilin — protein: MATAELALIIPVLVAVLALCLSGLGLAVDQIRAVDAARIAARAAARGEPVDAVRELAQQAAPPGSDVSVDKSDDRVRVTVTAPPRTRYLSALPRADASVEAVLEPAARMGSP
- a CDS encoding Rv3654c family TadE-like protein, translated to MRAGWRTDQGVVRGLSSQVRGRDGERGSATVLGLGAILLMLAVLIGFLVLGAAVRGSLQARAAADAAALAGAGVLLEGGDGATACGAAGDLAAANGADLLRCEPAAGTTETVTARLQVEVALTVTGLPGLRAHAVAHAGAVPSGDRYDK
- a CDS encoding TadA family conjugal transfer-associated ATPase is translated as MSVSDEESARDRVWQQIRAGRTPSAQAVDAIAEQESVRLGSAGVASLRDELRSEVLGAGPLEPLLADPAVTDILVNGLDGVWVDRGEGLIQHPTRFSETDSVRRLAVRLATLAGARLDDASPWVDGLLPGGVRLHAMLPPLVAGGAHLSLRIPRRDSPDLATLRSWGMLNGQIEQLLRDLVRRRVSFVITGGTGSGKTTLLGAMLQAVDHGDRIVLVEDTRELAVRHPHVVRLQGRAANVEGRGEVTLTTLVRQSLRMRPDRLVIGEVRGAEVREMMSALNTGHEGGASTLHANAVADVPSRFEALGALAGLPTDAVHAQLASAIRVVVHLARDGGRRTVREIGVVQRAPGERLATVVPALGPDGESAPGWALLRGLLGDCSGEGGRP
- a CDS encoding Fic family protein, producing MRSGTGVAEQVLSLLALPGVAEAVEQTRTASTELRWHQALRRRIPEAAAESRVRGATATALLEGSEPAGSQGTVRLVRDIMRGAVAWSEELDPVERVLKAGVQVTAATELVGAAAMSSPAQLLARLHVAATADLLPAEQIGRPRQAGETSTEFGDLGEAVPAEQLPQRLGQVYDLLGTLRSGGSALVVASLVHAELVTIRPFVSGNGLVARALERVVHRVGGLDPTGVAVPELGHAQKVGADYRGALTAYGQGGAEGVRLWILQCAEASVTGARAGTAIADAVLAGRLT
- a CDS encoding DUF4244 domain-containing protein, translating into MRKSLERRHGWRRLSESLSAAREAGMTTAEYAVGTIAACAFAAVLLAIVQSGGIESLVTKVVKVALSVSL